The following coding sequences lie in one Brevibacterium marinum genomic window:
- a CDS encoding adenine phosphoribosyltransferase has translation MTNTDLERAKSLITSIPDYPEPGVNFRDISPLLADGAAMRAVTEALIAPFEGQFDIVGGLEARGFLFAGTIAAMTGVGILPIRKAGKLPRPAAAASYSLEYGTATIEGPDVLNEGERVLLVDDILATGGTLTAAQALVADLGARVVGSAVVLELTDLGGRSLTGDVHAVFAD, from the coding sequence GTGACGAATACAGATCTTGAGCGCGCGAAGTCCCTCATCACTTCGATTCCCGACTACCCGGAGCCGGGTGTGAACTTCCGTGACATCTCTCCCCTGCTTGCCGATGGTGCCGCAATGCGTGCCGTCACCGAGGCGCTCATCGCACCGTTCGAGGGACAGTTCGACATCGTCGGAGGCCTCGAAGCCCGCGGATTCCTCTTCGCCGGAACCATCGCAGCGATGACCGGAGTGGGCATTCTGCCCATTCGCAAGGCCGGCAAGCTCCCCAGACCGGCGGCAGCGGCGTCGTACTCACTCGAGTACGGGACGGCCACGATCGAAGGGCCCGACGTGCTCAATGAGGGCGAGCGCGTTCTGCTCGTCGATGACATCCTGGCCACGGGAGGGACGCTCACGGCCGCTCAGGCGCTCGTGGCCGACCTCGGTGCACGCGTCGTCGGCTCGGCCGTCGTCCTCGAACTCACCGACCTCGGCGGCCGGTCACTGACCGGTGATGTGCACGCCGTCTTCGCCGACTGA
- a CDS encoding protein-L-isoaspartate O-methyltransferase family protein: MEPAHPQVSVTEAFSQVPRQLFLPEEERDSASSNVPLSIGHGQTNSQPSTVADMLRLLDPQPGDRVLDIGSGSGWTSALLGVLVGRNGHVTGVERQQPLIERARKSLSLASADLNDLGTVEVMAATAGVLGLPKAAPFDRILVSAGAETLPAELVGQLALGGVMVIPVQGEMLRVERSGTEEDDVAITRHGWYRFVPLVRG; the protein is encoded by the coding sequence ATGGAACCAGCACATCCACAGGTCTCGGTCACAGAGGCCTTTTCCCAGGTGCCCCGGCAGTTGTTTCTGCCGGAGGAAGAGCGAGATTCCGCCTCCAGCAACGTGCCGCTGTCGATCGGACACGGTCAGACGAATTCGCAGCCGAGCACGGTTGCCGACATGCTCAGGCTCCTGGATCCGCAGCCTGGTGATCGCGTACTCGACATCGGTTCGGGATCCGGATGGACGTCCGCACTCCTCGGCGTCCTCGTCGGTCGCAACGGTCATGTAACGGGGGTGGAGAGGCAGCAGCCGCTCATTGAGCGTGCCCGGAAGTCACTGAGCCTGGCGAGCGCGGACCTCAATGACCTGGGCACTGTTGAGGTCATGGCCGCGACCGCCGGCGTCCTGGGCCTGCCGAAGGCTGCTCCCTTCGACCGTATCCTCGTCTCCGCCGGAGCAGAGACTCTGCCGGCGGAGCTCGTTGGCCAGCTGGCGCTGGGCGGCGTCATGGTCATCCCGGTTCAAGGTGAGATGCTGAGGGTCGAGCGCTCCGGCACCGAAGAGGACGACGTCGCCATCACGCGGCACGGCTGGTATCGATTCGTCCCACTGGTCCGCGGCTGA
- a CDS encoding DUF559 domain-containing protein, with amino-acid sequence MYQVFDTASLLRLGFSDREVRRAADCCLERVARGRFAVRRRCEDERHRRIWESIDQEESSLLELKNDFRDVFERLKILIRARANRVNSLRQVASGNLRSEVFSHISAALLWELEVSRPVDERVEVMRPEISRRHTNLLVRKRKLPPEHVDRIGDVAVTSLARTLIDIARDYSLDVSVPMLDNALRRNLVTNGELLNVMETANEMRNKNRLITAIDLMDPLRESPAESMVAVRFFENQILGFVPQVDVRDAQGRFVARVDFLHRQAMIIVEFDGRAKYFLNDRDHRTAFDRERERERQLRSLGYHVVRIFWKDLFRRQKFTELARLVNARVAQSSDT; translated from the coding sequence ATGTACCAAGTATTCGACACAGCCAGCCTGCTCAGACTCGGATTCTCAGATCGTGAGGTTCGTAGGGCGGCCGACTGCTGCTTGGAGCGCGTAGCCCGCGGTCGGTTTGCAGTCCGGCGCAGGTGTGAAGACGAACGTCACCGACGAATTTGGGAATCAATAGACCAAGAAGAATCGAGCCTGCTTGAGCTGAAGAACGACTTCCGCGACGTCTTCGAAAGACTGAAGATTCTCATCAGGGCACGGGCTAACAGGGTCAACAGCCTGAGGCAGGTTGCGAGTGGCAATTTGCGCAGTGAAGTCTTCTCTCATATCTCCGCAGCCCTCCTCTGGGAGTTGGAGGTCTCTCGTCCGGTCGACGAACGTGTTGAGGTGATGCGACCGGAAATCAGTCGGCGTCATACTAATCTGCTCGTTCGGAAGCGGAAGCTCCCGCCTGAACACGTCGACAGAATCGGAGATGTCGCCGTCACTTCCCTTGCAAGGACTCTCATTGACATCGCTCGTGACTACAGCCTAGATGTCAGTGTTCCGATGCTCGACAATGCACTGCGCCGGAATCTTGTGACCAACGGGGAACTTCTCAACGTCATGGAAACGGCAAATGAGATGAGGAATAAGAACCGTTTGATCACTGCGATCGATTTGATGGATCCGCTCAGGGAGTCACCGGCCGAGTCGATGGTCGCGGTGCGGTTCTTCGAAAACCAGATCCTCGGCTTCGTGCCACAAGTCGACGTGAGGGATGCTCAGGGGAGATTCGTGGCCCGGGTTGACTTTCTCCATCGGCAGGCGATGATCATCGTCGAGTTCGACGGGCGAGCCAAATATTTCCTCAACGATCGTGACCACAGAACGGCTTTCGACAGAGAGCGCGAACGTGAGCGGCAACTGAGGTCTCTCGGATACCACGTGGTGAGGATCTTCTGGAAGGATCTCTTCCGGCGGCAGAAGTTCACGGAGCTTGCCCGACTGGTCAATGCGCGAGTCGCGCAGTCATCGGATACGTGA